Below is a genomic region from bacterium.
TACCACACCGCCATTACACAGACAGACGCGAAAGTGGTCTGTCTGCGAAACAGCTTGGTGTGTTCTGGCGGTCATCGGTGTCCCGTCGCTGTGTTCCGCTTCCTCAACGTACCGCTGCGGGTACGCCTTCGTCAGCGGGCCTTGCGAGGAACACCGCCGGCTGGCGCATAACCCGCCGCCACTCCCCAGACAGACCACTAGACTTTCCCCCGCCGTTCATGCAAGATGCCCGGCATGCGGTTCCCACAATCCAAGTCCTGCGCCCGAGGTGGCGCCTTCCGGGGGGCTCGTTCCGGCCCGGATGTCCGAAGGAGGTGATGCGCCCCCATGCGCACGTACGAGTTGATGACCATTCATAGGCCCGAGTTGGCCGAGGCCGATGCCAGGCGTGAGTCACAGGTTCTCAAGAACTTCCTCCACGAGGCTGATGCGTCGGTCGTGGAGATCGACTTCTGGGGCAAGCGGCGGTTCGCCTACGAGATCGACAAGATCCGGGAGGGCTACTACACGGTGGTCACCTTCGAGGGTGAGCCCCACCATGTCGCCGCCCTGGACCGCGCTCTCTCCCTTTCCGACGCGGTGATGCGGCACAAGATCATCCGGCCCGGTGCTCGTCCCGGTCGGACGAAGACCACCAAACGGTCTTCGGATCAGCCTGCCACGGACTCATCCGGTGCATGAGAGAGTGTCACAGGGCCTTGATGTAATGGGTAGGAACCGAGTGAGCAGCACACAGATAGGACTGGCATGCCCGACAACACAGTAACCATCGTAGGCAACCTGACCCAGGACCCCGAGATGAGGTACACGCCCAACGGGGTGGCCATGGTCAAGATCACCGTCGCCGTGAACCGCCGTCGCTTCAACCGCGACACCAACACGTGGGAGGATGGCGACGCGAGCTTCTTCAACGGCACGTGCTGGCGCGATCTGGCCGAGAACGTCTCCGAGTCGTTGCGCAAGGGCACCCGGGTGATGGTCACGGGTCGGCTCGAACAGCGCTCCTGGGAGACCCAGGAGGGTGACCGGCGCTCCGTGGTCGAGATACAGGTCGAAGAGATCGGTCCCAGCCTCAAGTGGGCCACCGCCTCGGTGACCCGCATTCCGAGAGGCGGTGGCTGGAG
It encodes:
- the rpsF gene encoding 30S ribosomal protein S6, translated to MRTYELMTIHRPELAEADARRESQVLKNFLHEADASVVEIDFWGKRRFAYEIDKIREGYYTVVTFEGEPHHVAALDRALSLSDAVMRHKIIRPGARPGRTKTTKRSSDQPATDSSGA
- the ssb gene encoding single-stranded DNA-binding protein, giving the protein MPDNTVTIVGNLTQDPEMRYTPNGVAMVKITVAVNRRRFNRDTNTWEDGDASFFNGTCWRDLAENVSESLRKGTRVMVTGRLEQRSWETQEGDRRSVVEIQVEEIGPSLKWATASVTRIPRGGGWSGGGRQGNVPPAPVARNNPPPDEAPF